The Terriglobales bacterium DNA segment TCTCTCCGATGATGCGGCCACCTTGATCTGCATGCTGGATCCAGCTTTGAGGAGCAATATACCCAGCGTTGATTCTGGCATGGACGACCATGGGCTCGCGTCGTCCTGCGAAGAAGTCACGCAATTGCTTCGTCAAAGGCGCGAAGCGCCGATTAAAGCCAACCATAACAAACGGAGAACGGCCTTGTTGCCGTTGAGCTTCGTACGTGTTCTGGATGGCGTCGAGCTCCTCGCGATTAATTGCCAACGGCTTTTCCACGAACACCTGTTTGTTATTGGCGAGTGAGTCCACAACATAGCCGGCATGGCTCGAGTGATGGGACGCAATGAACACCGCATCGAGATCCGGGGCCTGCAACAGCTGTGCGGGTGTCTGGGCATTCGCAAATCCGAATGATTTGCGTGCCGATTCCGCAGCCACACCGGAAGCGGTCGCAACCGAGCCCAGCGTCACACCTTGATTCTTTTGCAGTCGTGGAAAAATGATGTTCCGGGCAAAACTGCCCGCACCAATACATCCCACTCTGAGCTGGCCCTCGATCCTGGATCTGGTCTGGTGGACTGGAATTTCGGTCCGCGCAACGCTCTCACTCGAGGCGGGGTATTGAATCAGGACTGTGTAGGCACCGCCGCGCCGCAACTCGGCATAAGCATCGCCACCCTGCTCCACTGGAAATCGCCGCGCGACCAAGGCATCAAGTTTGAGTTTGCCGGCGGCGAGCAACTGTAAGAATGCTTCCATGTTGCGCCGCTCCGTCCAACGTACATAGCCGATAGGATAATCAATGCCATCCTCTTCGTAAGAAGGGTCATAGCGGCCCGGACCATAGGAGCGCGACAGGGTAATGGAGAGTTCCTTGTTGTAAACGTTCTCGCGAGACACGCCCAGACCGACCGCGCCAACCACTACAATCCGTCCGCGGTCGCGGCACACACGTGCGGCCAATTCGGTGGGGTCTGCGGAAGGCGCGGCAGCGGTGATAATCGCGGCATCAGCGCCATATTTGGTAAATTGTTTTACCAGTTCGCCCGCATCTTTATCGGCGGCTGACAGGGCCAGATCCGCGCCCATCTCGCGAGCGTGCTGTATCCGCTTTTCGTCCAGATCGAACGCAATCACCCGGCATCCCGCGGCCTTAACCAGCTGCATGGTAAGGACACCTACCAGCCCGGCTCCTATGACGGCGACGGTCTCGCCAAATGTCAGCTGGCTCTGGCGCACTCCCTGCATCGCGATCGCGCCAATCGTAGTAAGGGACGCAGCATCCAGCGAGACTGTGTCCGGGATGCGCACCGCAAGGTTGCGAGGAACAAAGTTAATTTCGCTATGGTTGGCATAGCCGCCGCCCCCGCAAGCGACACGATCACCGACACGGAACTCTTTTTCGTCTGCATTTACCGCGATCACCGTGCCGGCGCAGCTGTAACCCAGAGGAGACAAGGTGTCGAGACGGTTTTGGACCCTCTGATAAGCAGCGCGAATGCCTTCTTTCAAGGCATAATCAATTACCTGCTTGGTGAGGTCGGGGCGTGCCAACGCCTTACCTAGCAAGGATTTCTCACCGCTTTCGATCTTCGCCCGCTCGGTTCCGGCACTGATGGCGGAAAAGGCTGTACGAATCAAAATTCCGCCTGGTCGAAGTTCTGGTTCAGGAATGTTGTGGCTGCTAACCTGGCCGGACCGCAAATCTTCTAAGAGAGCTTTCATCTTTTCGACTCGTCCTTTTCCCGGGATATCTTCTCTTCGTTTATACGCGTGTTCGTATTACAGGGCCGCAGCAAATTTGTCATCCAGTAGAGGCAGGTCGCAGGCGCGACAAACTTCACATTTGCTGCGGAACATCCACTCTCGCATCAGGTCATTGGTCTTCTTGTCACTATAATCGCCAGAAGGATTTAGAACGGCTTTGGTGACCCAGGCTCGAGTGGTTTGGCTGGAGATTAAGTGCCTGGCCATACGCAAGGGCTCTTGTTTCCAATAATGGCTTGCCGATGGTTGCCGGGTCAGAAGACGCACGCAGGCAACGTCTAAACTTGATTGAATTGTCGCTGGATCAAATACGTCAACGTCCAAACCGTAGCCGATGGTGATCGCATCCCCACCCCAGTCGCTGGCAAAGGAATGCCGCAGAATACGACTCGATGTTCTTACCACCAACAGTGAATCCGGCGTTGGATGCTCGCTTCTTGTCACTTGGGGACGGGCATCTTCAAAACTGACATTGAAGCACGGGCTAATCGGGCAGTCCTGTACCTTGATGCTGAATTTAATACTACCCAGTTGGTCGGCGTACAGATCCTTGCGCCGATTGACATTGGCGATGATTTCACCCTCTAACCGACGCGCATCTTCTTCACCGATTTGCGGGGCTGAAGTTAGGGCTTTGATCTCGTCGCGGTACTGTTCCTCGAGCAGGTGTTTGAGCCCACCCTCCACGAACTGGCTACGATACGGCGAATTGGGCACCAGTTGATTGTTGGCCAGTACATCACCTGGATACATAGCGACAATGCGAACCGACTCTGCAGCCTCGGGATACAACTGACGAAAATACTCTGCCAGGCGAGCGCGAGGAAAACGCACATCGTTGATCCACCGCTGCTCGGGTTGGAGCAAGGCGAAGTCCGCTGCGAAGGGTACCGCCACCTCCGGGGCCAAGCCATGGACTATGCGGCAGAAGCTGTGTGCAAACAGCTGCTCACGAGCTTCTCCAATCTCGACATCATCCTTGCCCGGACAATGGATCGCATTGGGAAAGTAACTGGCGCCACCGAAGCCACAGAATACGGTGTCAATCTTCGGCCAGCGCTCTTTAATAGCAGTAATAAATAGGTCTTGAATCTTAGGGGGGAAAGAGTGCAGCGCATCATTGACGTTTACAAGTACTTTCCCCTCGGCTTCGATGACGACGATGCTGTCCAAGCTGTTGACTACATACGTGAGCGAAGTATCAGGTGAGAGCTTATAAGTTTTTTGCGCGGCGGCCTCTACCACGTCTTTGAACCCGAGTTCCTGCAGGAACTCGGTTGTGCCCCCATACCAGCTATAGGGATAGAACACTTTCGCTGCCCTGGGAAGTTCCCGCAAACTCGGCTCGTGGAAGTGGTCCTCATGCCCATGAGATAAGGCTATTACTTGTGCCTTGTCCAGAATCTCAGTATTGACGGGCTTGGGAAAGATGTTCCACTGGCCGCAATACGCCGACCCTTTAAACCATGGGTCAGTGACTATCTGTACATCACCGCTATCAACAAAAAGACACGCGTGACAAATATATTCAATTCTCATTTAGTTTGTGTATCTGAGGACGGACTGCTTTCGTCTGAATACGGGTTACGAGGGAAACGGGTAATGGTGCTTTCGAGCTGCGCAACCGAAGCTTGGTGGAGGGTATAGTGCTACCAAAAGTGCGCGAAATGAGAGTGTCTTCCGGCTGCACATCTAATTCCACGTTCGACTCGAAACTAACCGTGACAACACGCCGTTCCGCCAATTCGCACCGGAAATGTTGTTTGTCCGCGGCTAGTACCTTCCAACTGGGAGCAAAGTGAAAATTGGCTTCGAACTGGTGCAGGCCTTCTCCCGTAAGCTCGTCATGTACCACGATTTGTTGCCCATCCTTAGACAAACAGACAGTACGCGAGTGGATGACGTTTAATCTGCTATATCCCAGATGAGAAGCATGCATTTTGGACAAGTGGGATAAATGCTCAACTTCAATGGGGCTGACCGCGGCATTATCTCCGATGCAGAACAAAAGATTGCTCTGCGGAGCAATGCAATTTTGCTCTTCACCATCAACCATGAGAGTGTTGTGCGCCGCGGTAGAACGAAAATAATTACGCTTGACCGCGTCGCGCGTATAGCAGCCGGTACCGGAGTCAACAAGGAATTCGTCCGTCTCAAAACGGACAACCACACTTAGTTTGTCGTTATGCGTGTGGCTGCCGCGCCCGCCGATTCCGTTAGGAATCGCTAACAGCATCACCTCGGTGCCCGCGCATGAGGCGATGCCGATCCCCGAGTTTTGAAACTTTCTGGTCTGTAAGGTCGAGCTTGGGCGGTAAGATACAACGTCCTTCCGCAGACCATACCAGTTCGCGTCTGCCGGGTCCGTCATCGGTTTGCCGAACAGAGCTGCGCCGATTCCCAGTAAGTTTGAAACCCGCAGCGAATTTCGTTCTGGCAAGGGAGTATTCATCTGCTTAAGATCGTCGAGGAGCAGTTCGACCCGACCGTCGTCGCAATCTCCCACCGCGGGAAGCTGGCCGCTTTCATCCGCCAGGCCGAACATGAACTCATACATGCGTTCAAGCCGTTCCCGGAATTGGGGACTGGGCGCAACACGCTCCGCACGCATGAGCAACAATGCAGTGGTGAACATCTGGCAAACCAAAACATGGTAACCAGTTGATGCCTCGTGATCGCCACCATCGTCGTAAACCTGTTTGAGAATTTCTTGTTCCACCAGGCGGCGGTAGTAGTTGCGCTTTTTTGCAGCCGACTCTCCGGTCAGAAACACCGACAGGCAATATAACCCAACGATATTGCTCAGATAGTGGTTACTACGGACAATGTGCGAGAACTCCGACTGCGCCTCAATAAACACCAGGTGTTCCCACAACGAGCGGGTCACCTTGTCGCCCCAAGCTCTCTCGTCTGCCTGCAAAGGCGACAGAATGCTGAGGGTGAAGCACATGCTCATCGCACGCAGCGCCGCCTCCATGGCAATGGTCCAATTAACCCCCATTCCCACTGGGTTTTCGTCAATCCAGTTCGCCATTAAGTCTTTGGCAACCTGTCGATATCGGGTCTCAGCGGTCAGCAGATACGCTTTCGCCAACACAGGAAGAAATTGCAATCTCGACAGTTCCCACGGCACCTTTACGTCTGACCCATCATGCCGCACGGTCGTCAGGTCTGCGCTCGGACTCTTCGCCCAGGTCTTTCCCGAAACAAAATCCACGTCCCAGCGCGGAGGCATGCCAAGTTCGACCGGCGCATAGCTCAACAGCGGATACCGACCCTGACAAACGGCTTCCGCACAGCCAACGATGTACTCCCGCGCAACAGGGCTTATGTCCTGAGCTGTAGCTTGATAATAAGGAACATTACGAAACTGGTAGGGACAAACTTTGCGACCCAGTTCCGCAAGGATCCGAGCCTTCCGCCAGCGGCGTTGCCCTCGCCACATCAGTTCGCGCGCAAGGACGACGGGCGATTGCCTCTGGACCAGCATGGACAAGCTCTTCATAAAGTGAATACAGGTTAGAAGTAGTGCCAGACCTTAGTTATTGCCAATCAATATCTGATTGCCGCTCGGAGGGGCCACGATAGTGCTTGGAACCACGGAATAAAACGGTCCTACCTTATTTCCGGCAAGACTATTGTTGAGTATTAAATTGTTGATGGAATTGCTGTCTCCAATTTTAATGCCATACTGCTGCTGGCCCGCACTGGTAATGTTGCCGACGGTGTTCGCTTGCAGAATTCCGTTTGTCACCTTCCCGCTGAAATTAATACCGCCACTCCAACTGAAGTGATTGAAGTTATTATCCTGGACGGTATTGTTGGAAATAATCGGAAGGTCAGTATAGTTCAGGTTAATTCCGACATTCACGTTGCGCAATACTGTGTTATTTAGAATCGTAATGTGGTGGATGGGAAAGGTGGCAAGTCCGCCTATCTGGATACCGTTTGCCAAATTGTCCGTTGTCGTATTGTTAGTTATGACTACGTGGTGGACGCTACCCGTTGTGGGATCGCTTTGTATGTTGATTCCGTTGCGACCATTCGATTGGGTGACGTTGCTCGAGACTACTGCATTGTTCCCTGGAGCGTACACTTCGATTCCCATGTAGCCGTTACTGTTTGAGGTGTTGTTGTAGACCACACAATTAATGGCATCGCATTCGATTCCGTTGGCCCCGCTCCCGGTCACGACATTGTCGTGAACGTAAACGTTAGATGTGGGCTTTAAGCCGCTGAGATACATACCGTCAAAAGCCGCACCTGAGATCTGGTTGTGGTCAATCGTAAGAGTATCCCCACCTACAAAGAACAAGACGGGTTGTGAGCCGCTCACATAGTGCGCTCCCGGTCCTACCAGGTTACAGCCCGTAATAACGGTATTCTTGAAGCCTGTGCCTTTGAATATGGGGAAGTTGCTGCCGGGCGGTACCGATATGGCAACTCCACTTAGGCATCGAACAGTGATATTTTGTAAGTTCGTAATGAATATGGTCTGCGCGATCTGAACGCTGCTGCTCACAGTGACTACGCCGCCGTCAGGCTGTGGCAGTGCGTTTATTGCTTCTTGAATTCCGCCTGTGAGGCTTTGCGCGAGTGCTGGAGCGCAGCTCAAAATCAACACAAGCAGTAGCTCTCTGCTTAACATCTTAGTGGCCTCCGAGTATCTACCTGGGACTTTGACTAACGAATGCACTTATTGGCTTCAAGGCAGCGTCTTGGTTGCTGCCGGAAGTTAAAACATGTACCTGCCGATGGTGTTTAGCGTTAACCCGGATGGGCTCGAGGCTATTGACCAGCCCTTATTAAGGCGGGTGTCGCTCGAATAAAGAGTTCCGTTCCTGGGCATTATCGTCAACGGTCCTAACCTCGGATCAATAATGCTGACGCTGTCGGCCGTCTGCGAAAAGCCGAAAACATAGAACCCGTAGGTCCCCACATCCGTCATAGGATGGTTGACCATAAAAAATGTAGGCGAATTTGCAAGCGGCACACCGAGCACGTTCGTGGCCGGCGGTAGCGGGTTCAGATACAGAAGGCTGGGATCCATGTAGTAGGAATTAGCTACTTGCGTCCCGTAGACTGTCACTTGAGTAAGTGGGATGCCAGGCCAATTCTGCGCCGCAACCGCGGCCGCCATATCGTCAATGGAGAAGTATTGCCCAGCCGTAGTACTGAACAATACCAGGCCAAACGTGGGATCCAAGACGACCCACTTGCTCAAAAAGGGGTCGTAATATTCCGCCATCGTATGGCTTTCGACACCGTTGAAAACACTGATTCGGAGCCGGACAGAAATGCGCTGGCCCATTAACAACTGTACCAGCGTCTTCGCATATTCGG contains these protein-coding regions:
- a CDS encoding alginate lyase family protein, with translation MLVQRQSPVVLARELMWRGQRRWRKARILAELGRKVCPYQFRNVPYYQATAQDISPVAREYIVGCAEAVCQGRYPLLSYAPVELGMPPRWDVDFVSGKTWAKSPSADLTTVRHDGSDVKVPWELSRLQFLPVLAKAYLLTAETRYRQVAKDLMANWIDENPVGMGVNWTIAMEAALRAMSMCFTLSILSPLQADERAWGDKVTRSLWEHLVFIEAQSEFSHIVRSNHYLSNIVGLYCLSVFLTGESAAKKRNYYRRLVEQEILKQVYDDGGDHEASTGYHVLVCQMFTTALLLMRAERVAPSPQFRERLERMYEFMFGLADESGQLPAVGDCDDGRVELLLDDLKQMNTPLPERNSLRVSNLLGIGAALFGKPMTDPADANWYGLRKDVVSYRPSSTLQTRKFQNSGIGIASCAGTEVMLLAIPNGIGGRGSHTHNDKLSVVVRFETDEFLVDSGTGCYTRDAVKRNYFRSTAAHNTLMVDGEEQNCIAPQSNLLFCIGDNAAVSPIEVEHLSHLSKMHASHLGYSRLNVIHSRTVCLSKDGQQIVVHDELTGEGLHQFEANFHFAPSWKVLAADKQHFRCELAERRVVTVSFESNVELDVQPEDTLISRTFGSTIPSTKLRLRSSKAPLPVSLVTRIQTKAVRPQIHKLNEN
- a CDS encoding MBL fold metallo-hydrolase — its product is MRIEYICHACLFVDSGDVQIVTDPWFKGSAYCGQWNIFPKPVNTEILDKAQVIALSHGHEDHFHEPSLRELPRAAKVFYPYSWYGGTTEFLQELGFKDVVEAAAQKTYKLSPDTSLTYVVNSLDSIVVIEAEGKVLVNVNDALHSFPPKIQDLFITAIKERWPKIDTVFCGFGGASYFPNAIHCPGKDDVEIGEAREQLFAHSFCRIVHGLAPEVAVPFAADFALLQPEQRWINDVRFPRARLAEYFRQLYPEAAESVRIVAMYPGDVLANNQLVPNSPYRSQFVEGGLKHLLEEQYRDEIKALTSAPQIGEEDARRLEGEIIANVNRRKDLYADQLGSIKFSIKVQDCPISPCFNVSFEDARPQVTRSEHPTPDSLLVVRTSSRILRHSFASDWGGDAITIGYGLDVDVFDPATIQSSLDVACVRLLTRQPSASHYWKQEPLRMARHLISSQTTRAWVTKAVLNPSGDYSDKKTNDLMREWMFRSKCEVCRACDLPLLDDKFAAAL
- a CDS encoding right-handed parallel beta-helix repeat-containing protein, which produces MSSSVQIAQTIFITNLQNITVRCLSGVAISVPPGSNFPIFKGTGFKNTVITGCNLVGPGAHYVSGSQPVLFFVGGDTLTIDHNQISGAAFDGMYLSGLKPTSNVYVHDNVVTGSGANGIECDAINCVVYNNTSNSNGYMGIEVYAPGNNAVVSSNVTQSNGRNGINIQSDPTTGSVHHVVITNNTTTDNLANGIQIGGLATFPIHHITILNNTVLRNVNVGINLNYTDLPIISNNTVQDNNFNHFSWSGGINFSGKVTNGILQANTVGNITSAGQQQYGIKIGDSNSINNLILNNSLAGNKVGPFYSVVPSTIVAPPSGNQILIGNN
- a CDS encoding bi-domain-containing oxidoreductase; protein product: MKALLEDLRSGQVSSHNIPEPELRPGGILIRTAFSAISAGTERAKIESGEKSLLGKALARPDLTKQVIDYALKEGIRAAYQRVQNRLDTLSPLGYSCAGTVIAVNADEKEFRVGDRVACGGGGYANHSEINFVPRNLAVRIPDTVSLDAASLTTIGAIAMQGVRQSQLTFGETVAVIGAGLVGVLTMQLVKAAGCRVIAFDLDEKRIQHAREMGADLALSAADKDAGELVKQFTKYGADAAIITAAAPSADPTELAARVCRDRGRIVVVGAVGLGVSRENVYNKELSITLSRSYGPGRYDPSYEEDGIDYPIGYVRWTERRNMEAFLQLLAAGKLKLDALVARRFPVEQGGDAYAELRRGGAYTVLIQYPASSESVARTEIPVHQTRSRIEGQLRVGCIGAGSFARNIIFPRLQKNQGVTLGSVATASGVAAESARKSFGFANAQTPAQLLQAPDLDAVFIASHHSSHAGYVVDSLANNKQVFVEKPLAINREELDAIQNTYEAQRQQGRSPFVMVGFNRRFAPLTKQLRDFFAGRREPMVVHARINAGYIAPQSWIQHADQGGRIIGEMCHFVDWARSVIGSPIEKVSAQAIPDSHRYNRDNVAATLTFADGSIANLLYLANGDSSVAKEHFEVFCEGRIARLNDFETLELARNGKTSVRKAKRDKGHDQELDLTIAAMRDGTESPIGFTELLEVTDATFAIVEAISTGQQVETRRTRSLQSESSTPLVPECAASV